A window of the bacterium genome harbors these coding sequences:
- a CDS encoding 5'-methylthioadenosine/S-adenosylhomocysteine nucleosidase: MTMIRKFDRFGSITVAAMFLVTLMVLSGCEKEKTKTAAVDSTAAAPPKPAPRPIVILCSYSPIGAELKQKTVPQSDTVWAGREIFLVTAKSGPVVLANSGVGMANAAATTQFLIDRYRPSGIVFCGIASAINPAHQIGDLVIPESYITFDHGYWGEQGFLTDSVTVGFADSAGFDRMLEIPVDRGYYDRLGEAANAAAFRLRAVGRRLPEIHRGGIGISGSAFLDHKAKREQLFKQLKAQITDTESAAVVQTAYAAGVPVAVLRACAAPAGESTSPQAQARLVDFFAVAAHNVALVIEQFLTPSEE, translated from the coding sequence ATGACCATGATACGCAAATTTGACCGATTCGGATCAATCACGGTGGCGGCGATGTTTCTCGTTACCCTGATGGTCCTTAGCGGCTGCGAGAAGGAAAAAACCAAGACTGCCGCAGTCGACTCCACAGCGGCAGCCCCGCCCAAACCAGCGCCGCGTCCGATTGTCATTCTCTGTTCCTACTCGCCGATCGGCGCCGAACTGAAGCAGAAAACCGTGCCGCAGTCGGATACGGTCTGGGCGGGACGCGAGATTTTCCTGGTGACCGCCAAGAGCGGACCGGTTGTCCTGGCCAACAGCGGCGTGGGGATGGCCAACGCCGCGGCCACCACGCAGTTTCTCATCGACCGCTATCGTCCGTCCGGCATCGTTTTTTGCGGCATTGCCTCCGCCATCAACCCGGCGCATCAGATCGGCGATCTGGTCATCCCGGAAAGTTACATCACCTTCGATCACGGCTACTGGGGGGAGCAGGGGTTTCTGACCGACTCGGTGACAGTGGGCTTTGCCGACTCGGCCGGCTTCGACCGGATGCTGGAGATCCCGGTCGATCGCGGCTACTATGATCGGCTGGGCGAGGCGGCCAACGCCGCGGCGTTTCGATTGCGCGCGGTCGGACGGCGTCTGCCGGAAATCCACCGCGGCGGCATCGGCATTTCCGGAAGCGCCTTTCTCGACCACAAGGCCAAACGCGAGCAACTGTTCAAGCAACTGAAGGCGCAGATCACCGATACCGAATCGGCGGCGGTGGTGCAGACCGCTTACGCCGCGGGCGTGCCGGTGGCGGTGTTGCGCGCCTGCGCCGCGCCGGCCGGCGAATCGACCTCGCCACAGGCCCAGGCGCGGCTTGTGGACTTCTTCGCGGTGGCCGCGCACAACGTCGCGCTGGTGATCGAGCAGTTCCTGACGCCGTCGGAAGAGTAG
- a CDS encoding MFS transporter, whose amino-acid sequence MNAPVDQSTRRAVLAVAVLASFVTPFMGSAVNVALPTIGRDFALDAIFLSWISTSYLLSAVVCLLPFGRLADIHGRRRIFLLGQTLFAVSSVMSALAVNGALLIVARLVQGVGGAMIFGTGVAVVTSVFPAGERGAALGFTVAAVYVGLSLGPVVGGVLTHNLGWRSIFWLNAVLGVALVALTRWKLTQEFAGARGDRFDWIGSGIYASAMICLTYGMASLPGVHGAALLAVAVVALIAFVLWEQRCAFPILDVGLFRDNIVFAFSNLAALLNYSATFAVGFFLSLYLQYVLGLNAQHAGAILLAQPILMAILSPFAGRRSDRIEPRVVASLGMLFTVIGLVMLIFLGKGTSTAYVVIALALLGIGFGLFSSPNTNAIMGSVERRSYGVAAALVGTMRLIGQTLSMGVATMIFSVFVGHARITAENQEAFLTALRTAFTIFAVACLAGVFISLARGRLHNSTV is encoded by the coding sequence ATGAATGCCCCGGTCGATCAGTCCACGCGGCGCGCGGTTCTGGCGGTTGCGGTGCTGGCCTCGTTTGTGACTCCGTTCATGGGCTCGGCGGTCAACGTCGCCTTGCCGACCATCGGGCGCGATTTCGCGCTGGATGCGATCTTTCTCAGCTGGATTTCGACCTCCTACCTCCTCTCGGCGGTGGTCTGCCTGCTGCCGTTCGGGAGACTGGCCGACATCCACGGTCGTCGGCGCATCTTCCTCCTCGGACAGACACTGTTTGCGGTTTCGTCGGTCATGTCGGCGTTGGCGGTCAACGGCGCGCTGCTGATCGTCGCGCGGCTGGTCCAGGGCGTCGGCGGGGCGATGATCTTCGGCACCGGCGTGGCGGTGGTGACCTCGGTTTTTCCCGCTGGTGAACGCGGAGCAGCCCTCGGCTTCACGGTGGCGGCGGTCTACGTCGGGTTGTCGCTGGGACCGGTGGTCGGCGGCGTGCTCACCCACAACCTCGGCTGGCGCAGCATTTTCTGGCTCAATGCCGTGTTGGGGGTCGCGCTGGTTGCGCTCACGCGCTGGAAACTTACACAGGAATTCGCCGGCGCCCGCGGCGACCGGTTCGACTGGATCGGGTCGGGCATCTATGCGTCCGCGATGATCTGCCTCACCTACGGCATGGCCTCGCTGCCGGGCGTCCATGGCGCCGCGTTGCTGGCGGTGGCGGTCGTGGCGTTGATCGCCTTTGTCCTCTGGGAGCAGCGCTGTGCCTTCCCCATTCTCGACGTTGGGTTGTTCCGCGATAACATCGTCTTCGCGTTCTCCAACCTCGCCGCGCTGCTCAACTACAGCGCGACCTTCGCCGTCGGCTTCTTCCTCAGTCTGTATCTGCAGTATGTGCTCGGCTTGAATGCCCAGCACGCCGGCGCGATCTTGCTGGCGCAGCCGATCCTGATGGCGATCCTCTCGCCGTTTGCCGGTCGCCGTTCCGACCGGATCGAGCCGCGGGTGGTCGCCTCGCTTGGCATGCTCTTCACCGTGATCGGGCTGGTGATGCTGATCTTTCTGGGGAAGGGAACGTCCACGGCTTACGTGGTGATCGCGCTGGCCCTTCTCGGCATCGGCTTCGGCCTGTTTTCATCGCCCAACACCAACGCGATCATGGGCTCGGTCGAGCGGCGTTCATATGGGGTCGCGGCGGCGCTGGTGGGGACCATGCGTCTGATCGGGCAGACGCTCAGCATGGGGGTGGCAACGATGATCTTCTCGGTCTTCGTCGGCCATGCCCGGATCACGGCGGAGAACCAGGAGGCCTTCCTGACCGCGTTGCGCACCGCCTTCACGATCTTCGCCGTCGCCTGCCTTGCCGGCGTCTTCATTTCCCTGGCGCGGGGCCGCCTGCACAACTCGACGGTCTGA